The genomic region TCTCGAATTTGCTCAATGCGAATTTGAGGCAACTGTTTAAATGTTAGTTGTTCTTGGCAAGCACTACTCTTTAAGATCAAATTACCTTGATGAAGGTAACTCGGTTCTATCCATAAAATATCGGGGTGATTTCCTACCTCAATTAGAGACCTGCAATTTTCTACGGCTTCTGAATTCTGAGAATGATGTAGCAACAGGGGGAGAAAATACTTGAGGACTTGTCGCTTTTCCAGATCATTAGAGCCAGTAAATAGAAATGCAGTAGGAACTTGATTAATTTCAATTGCTTTTTGGAGGAGTTGAGTGGGGATTGATTGGCTTCTAATATTATTGAGATGAGAGGTTTCAGAACAAGGTGAAAATTTGGGAAAGTTAATCAATGACAAAGATTGATAATTTGGCTCGTACATAGTGTGGCATCCTCATGGGTTTTAGCAAGAATTTCTAAGTCTAATAATTGAGTCAGAATATGTTGCAGCCGAGTTAAAGAAATAGAAGCAACTTCTTGTTTGAGGTGGTAAACTCGATTAGGATTACTCACTCCGGCAACAGCAGCAATAGCACGAGAATCCGTTTCACCTTCATCAACCATGACTTTAACGGCTAACCAAGTGCGGAATAGGCTGCTTAGAGTCGCAATAATCTTAAGAATGGGTTCATTATGATTCAGAAGCGTTGTAAAAACCTGTGTAGCTCTGTTGGCATCTTTCACACAGATAGCTTGAGCAAGTTGGAAGGTATTTGTGGTTGTAATACTAACCCAAGTTTCTACAGTGTGAATATCAATGAATTGGTCTACTGTAACTAACGAAAGTTTTTCTAATTCCTGGTATAATAGGCGAGTATTATTTCCCACAGCAGATGCTAAGAGCGCAGCAGCAGAATGAGATAAAGAAATATCCATACTTGATGCAGCATTCTTAACCTGTTCTGTTAGCTTTTGGGTATTCCAAGATGGAATTAAAGAGAATTCTTGAACTGTAGCATATTGGCAAAGTAGTTTAGTAAATTTAAGCCGTTGATCTAATGAACCTAGACAAGTGAATAATAAATGATTGCTTGTCGGTAGATTGTTCAAAATGTGCTTAAACTGTTCTAAAAGTGCGTTATTAATTGTTTTTAATTCAGTCCAGTTGGAAAGAATTACTAAGCGTCCACCAGTCCCAACGGGTGCAGTGCGGATATCATTAAGAGCGACTTTAAAGTGATCTGCACTAAACGGATAACTGAAAAAATTGAAAGCTTCCCAGCCCGGATGAACAATCCTTCTGCGTAATTGATTAATATGACGCTCTATCAGATAATCATCATTTCCCCAGTACAGATAAACTGGCATGGCAAAAATCTCCTTTTCTAAAAATCAGTAATTCAACTAAAAATTAATACTGATTAGGTTAAACAAAGTAACCTAATGACTGATAAGTGATAACTGAATTGTTAACTACTTTTCTGCCCAAGAGTCATAAATCAAATGACTCGGTTCTTCCCCTTCATCCACAGGAATACTCTTAATAAATTGGCTCATGGCATTTCTCATGGCATTTTGAATCGCTGTTGCAAACATTAGAGCTTGATTAGTGCTAACAATTCCATCAATTTCATCATGAGCCATATTGCCAATATGAGCTTGCCAATGGGGATGCTGATCTAAGACGGTTACAAGCTCACCCAGAGCGTTCTTAATAATATCGGCTTCTGCCATTGTCCAATAAGCTGCTGTTGCATCAGGCCCTTTTACACTAAGGCTTTTCTGTTGACTGAACTTCTGAGGATATTTAGGCAGAAATACGCCTCGTCCCGTTAAACAACGGACATATCCTAAGCCAAATTTGGTGCGGCTTTTAATCTCTTCAATTCCTAAAACAGGAGGCAAACTGCTGTTAGCTTGTTGAATAATTTTTTGACAGAAATTAGCAACACCTGCATAGGTTTTTTTCCAACCTAATTGACTCGTTTTAGCTTGCTCATCGGTTAAATTAATATTAGCTCCTGTTCGGATGGTTTTTTGAAAGGTTTTATACCCTTGTAGATTTAAACAACCATAATGAATGGTTTTACTGATAGAGCGCAACATTGCAGCCGTTTTGTGATTCAAGTGGGATTTATCTTTAACCCAAAGTTGGATATTTTCTTCTGTCCAATCTTTCCCTAATCCTTGGATTTGAGCAATTTTGGCAGCAATTGAACAGAAAATTTCTTGACTTTCTGAGTGAAATCGTTCGATTAATTCTTGATCTCCCGATGCTTCACAGGCAATTCGGGTATGAGCTTTAGATAAGTCAGCAATAATTAATTGAGTTTGGGGGTGAGCAACAAAAACAGAACGAATCGGGGGCAAATTATAAGCAGTAAGTTCAGAGGGTAAGTTGCTAGGATTAGGGGGATTTTGTAGGTTGGGATTCTGGCAACTGCTGCGTCCAAAAGCAGCACTATTGATTAGGGTATAACTTCCTCTAACATATCCCTCTGTTAATACTTCTTGAAGATTGTACAGATAATCCAGGTAAGTTTTTGTGGTTTTAATCACTGAAATTAACCTTAATTCTGGGATTTGCCAATATTGGCTTAAAGTATCAGCATTTGCTTGAGAAATTTTAAGCTGAAATTGGTTATTAATGAGTTTGGGTAACTCTTTAGTTGAATAAAGATGAAGAACTGCTTCAGGAAATGTCGTTCTCAATTTCTCCATTAAATCTTGATAAGCACTTTCATACTGGTTAATGACATCGATTAAAACTTGCTCATTGACAGGCATTCCTCGATGAGTCATTTGTGCAAAAGCGGGAGAAGCGCTGCATTCTGCTAGATAAGAATTCCAAACCCCGATTTCTTTTAATAAGGGTTCAAGCCGCGCCTGAACGTGCAGAACAACTTCAGCATCGTAAGCCGCATAATTGAGTTGATTATGACTTAATTTTCCACCACTTTTATCACCCCACCCCCAATCAGATGTTTGCTGGGTTTTATCAATTGTAATGCCGAGCCTCCAACATACAGAAGCTAAGGAGTGAGGTTTATTGTTAATTTTATCTAACCAAGGATCAAGACCTGCCCAATAGATTTGGCTCATCAACTTTGTATCTTGAATTCCCCGAATTTTATAACCATATTTGACGAGCATCCATTGTTGCTCAAATTCTAAGGCATGACCCACAACTTCTACTTGAGGATTCGCTAATCTTTCCTGAAAAACTTCCCAAAATCCTAATTGAGATAACTGTTGTTTAATCTCATTCCTTTGTTGGGAATCAAATCCCAAATCAATGACTAAAACTTTGATACCCTTAAAAGTTGGAATAGCTAAAGAAAGAATGCGGATTTCTCCTTGATTGGGAAATAAAGCACCGTTAGGCTCTGCTGAGGAGGAAAAAGTCTCAATATCAAACCCAAATTGACTGGAGTTTTCCCATTGTTTTAATAGGGGAATAAATTGAGGATGATCAAGTAAAACAATTTGAGGTAAAAGTTCTTCTTCGGGTTGCAAGAACAAAGTATATTGATAGTGCATTGTTTAAACCTCGAAAGATGGTGAAGAAAGGAGAAGCTAGAAAATCTTGATCGGAAATAAACTTCTCCCTAAAAAACTAAGCCAAAACGGAAACTTTAATTGTTCGCTGTGTTGCCATCGCAAATGCTGATTCTATAGTAGCACGTTGGTGATCTACTCTAGCTTTTAAAGCAGTGCTATTGACTTGGATTGTTGCGCTATCTTCAGAGAAATTTGCTAAAGCGCAGTGTTGAGATAATAGCACTTTCAAAGAGGGTGGAACTTTAGCCAGTACAGTTTGCCAAACCTGTTGAGGAGGAACTGTAACACCTGAAAACGAAGCCGGAGGTGAGGTGATGCTATGTGTATTAACAGGGGAGTAGGTGGGTTGAGAACTCGGTAATAATCCTAATACAGCCACCTCAAGCCATAGCCAAGATTGGGTTGAAAATTTGATTTGAGATTCGCAAGTTCTCAAGTGTTGAATGCTGGCTAAAATTCCATTGCGACCCAAAGACTTTGCCAGTTTTTGCAACTGTTCTAGCTCAACTTCAGTTGTTGACAACTCCCTTGGAATTTTTCCAGTTTGAGCGATTAATAAGAGAGTATAGAATTGAGTTAAATTCTGAAGAATAACCAATGGTTCTTTTCCAAAGTTGAGCAAAGTTTGCACTTGATTAATTGTATCCAATTCGGAGTCCGATGCGATCGCTTCAACCAAAGATAGTAATTCCTGCTGTGGCACTGCACCCACTAATTCCCATACCAATTGAGAAGTAATCACCGATTCTAACAAGCTTAGTTGTTCTAATAAGGATAGGGCATCTCGCAATCCTCCAGTTGCTAACTGAGCCACTAAATGGCTTGCCTGTGAATCCATTTCTAAGCCTTCTAATTGGGCAATTTGGTTTAAATGGTTAACCATTGCGTCAATAGAAATACGCTGAAAATTATAGCGTTGGCAACGAGAAATAATGGTAGTCGGGAGTTTTTGAGGTTCAGTCGTACAGAGAACAAAGACTACATTATGGGGAGGTTCCTCAAGAGTTTTCAATAAAGCTTGAGTCGCAGCACCACTTAATCCATGTACTTCATCAATGACATAAATTTTGTAGCGAGCTTGTACGGGAGTTAAATGCGCCCCTGTACAAATTTCTCGAATTTGTTCAACACCATTATTGCTAGCAGCATCAAGTTCTAAAACATCTAAGGCAATGCCGCTCGTAATGCCTTGACAAGAGGCACATTGACCACAAGGAGAACTGGTAGGGTTTGGATGATTAAGACAGTTGAGAGATTTGGCAAGAATTGGAGCCGAAGATGTTTTTCCTGTTCCTCTTGGCCCTGTGAATAAATAGGCATGAGCAATGCGTCCTAAATTAATTCCATTGCTTAAAGCAGTTGCAATTGCTTCTTGACCGACTAAATCAGCAAAACATTGGGGGCGATATTTTTGATGAAAAGGCTGATACATTGTGTGCAAATAAGCTAAAGTTAATAAACCCCCATAAAGCCCAAATTAAAAAGAAATCATAGCAGCCCAAATGGGGTATTGTTTAATTTTCTATTTTGCATTAATTGAGTTTATGGGGGTATGAAATTAAGAAAAGTTTTACATGGGTAGTGCAGCAAGTTCTAGTTGAGAATCTTCTGAATCAGTCTCAGATTCTAAAGCTTCTTCGGGTTCTGTATCTATGGATTGAAATTCATCAGAAGATACTGTTAAAGCTTGTGAAGTCGATGAAAGTGAAGGGGGTTCTGCAGTCCACAATTCTACAGGCATCACCAAAACTGTTGCAGTTCCAAGAGAGTTAGCAACTGTGTTGAGTGTGGCTGGAGTATTGGCTTCATTGAATGAAAAGCGTACCTCAGAAGTTGGAATCGCTTTGAGGGCTGGAATCAAAACATCAGCATCGAAACCAATTTCCAAACCCTCACCTTGAATTAAAGCAGGTAGAGATTCTGCCCCTGAACCAATGTCTTGTCCTTGTCCATATAAAGAGATCACTTGCTCAGTCGGATTAAGAACTAAGCGAATAATTTTATGCTTATCGAAAGTAGCTAGACGAGTAACGGCTGCTAAAAGTTGATGAGAACTAACCGTAACTTCATGACTCCATTGTTTAGGAATCAATAGAGTATAATCAGGATAATCCCCTGTTAAAGCCCGACAAACTAAACTGAAGGTAGCACTGGTAAATAGAATTTGGCTTTCATTAAAATGCAGTAGCACTTCAGAATCGGTTAAGTTATCTGTGGGATTTCCTAAGAGTTTTTGCAGTTCTTTCAAAGCGGTTTTGGGGATTGTAATTCCCCATTGGCTTGAGGCAGAAGGAAGGGATTTGCGTTTAGTTTTGTGTTTTTTGGTGGTTTCGGATTGTTGTTTATTTTCATGAGTCGGGATAGAATCTTGAACAACAGCAAGGACTTTTCCATTGGTGGCGGCGAACTCCACTTGGTCGGCTTCTACAGTTAATCTAATGCCGCTTAAAACTGGCTTCATCTCATCGGTTGTTGCTGCAAATAAAGTGGTTTTTAAACCACGAGCTAGAACAGTAGCAGTTAATCGGATTGCTGGGACTGTTAAGGGGAACTCTGTGGGTAACTGAGGAAATTGAGAAGCTTTGAAGCCTCGGAATGTATAACGTTTACCTGCGCTGGTTAATATCGCTTCAGTTTGATTAAGTTCCACCTCAAAAGATAGTTCTTCGTCTTTCGGGAAACTAGCAATCAGATTCAGCAAGTGTTTAGCAGGGAGAGTCGAAGCTCCCTCAACTTCAACAGGAGCATTAAATTGGGCAGTGATACCCAAGCTGAGGTCAAACGCTCGAACTTCTATTGTTTGAGGAGTTGCTAACAGAAGAACATGAGCCAAAATTGGATGATTAGGCTTAGTGGGTATTGCTCCCATGACAGTATTAAGGGCTGTCGTGAGTTGTTTAGCAGGACAGGAAAATTTCATGGTGATTTTGAAGTAATTAATGAGGGGACATTATCCACCCAACTCATGAAGGATGGATAAAGAAATGGAGTGTTTAATAATCGGGATGTTGAACTGAGGATGCTGAGGGAAGTTGATGCCGAGTATTGGGGTTAGCTTGGTGTTCTGGAATTAGTAAAGGTTGAGCAGGTTGCAAGGCTTCCCAAACTTTTTGTTTGTTTTCTTTGTTAAATCCAACAAAATACTGCTTCCAGGTTTCAAGGGTAGGAACTTCATGAGAAATGACTTTACAAGCAGGGCTTTTCTGTTTCGTACCAGCGAGTTCTCGTGCTGTTGTAAAACAAAATACACACAAGCATTTAAAGAGATTATTTTTACCTCGAGCCGCAATGCGGTTGGTGATAGCATGGCAAGCCGTCATTTCATCAATAAACTCTTGCCAATGAGTGGCAAAAGTAGCTTGGTTTGCACCACTAGCTCGGTAGGATAGGGGAACTTGATGCAAGGGCCGATTGTTTTCATCAACTAAAAACACCTCAAAATACTGAGTATTACCAATATTTTCATCCTCTTTGTGTTCAGGTAGGTAGCGTCCCAAAAGCGTAATTTGTTTTGATTCTTTGGTGGCTTTGCGGTCATAAGCCAAGGTAAAAGTTCGAGGACAGACCAACATTCGGGGTGCAGAAATGAGAAGTCCTTGTTCCTCTATTCCTGTGACCTCAAAGGTGTAGGTTGTCAGTAATTTTTCATCAAAGTTCAACCATCCTGCTTTTGCCATTTGTTTGGTTGGGATAAAGTAACCACACAGTTTAGGAGTAGTGCCTCGTAAGGCTTGGATGCGTGGCAGCCGAGCATTGGGGTCAAGGTACTGAGGGTCAGCAAATTCATCTCGTTCTAATTCGAGTTCGGGAGTTTCTGTGTTATTCATGATTTCATTAGGGTCAGAAAAATTTGCTGATTCTGATTGAGTCGTTTTATTTTTCACGGGTTCTCCCAGAAATAATTAATAAGGACTAGGGCTGTGTACGAAGGGCATTTTACAAGAGGAAAATTGCTAGACTAGAAGGGAAGTTCTGTTTGGGAGTTTTCCTGATGTATGTCCGAAAAATTAGGAAGAGAAAAAGCTAAATTCAGAGATTTTAACTGAGTCATCATTTCTTGCTTTTTTTCTTCTTGGAGCAGTTGATGAAGTCGAGACAAGTAACTAATAATTTCAGCAAGTTTTTGAAGGGAGTCTGTATTAAATTTAAGTTCCAGATACTCTTCAGAATCAGAGATTATTAAACTTTTACAGCTTGAGTTAGAAAAAGAATTAATTACACTTGTTGAGGAAACTTCACAAATTAATTGTTGATGAATCATAGCTTAAGGGTTAAAAATGCAAATCTACATCACTGTGACCGAGGTGAGAAGCATCCCACCGTTCAAACCACTCTTTTTCTTGGTCTCCATTTACTTCGTCGTCGCTTAATTTAGCATTGGCTTCGATTAAAGGTGATGGCAAGATTGTTATTTTTTCAATGAAAAAGGGAGATTGAACCTGGGAATCAAAGAAATTTTGGGAGGAATTTAGCATTAAATTTAAGCTCCAATAGATCACAGGAGAGGCGCGTCAGCGCTAAGTTTTCATCGACTAATTTTGTTGAGTCGTTTAACCAGTCGAGTTGCATCGATTATTTTCCATCCTTCAAGATGGCAGCGCTCTTTGGCTTCCTCTAGTTCTTGGGAAGTTGTCAACAGCTTATAGCGTAAAAAACCACCAGAAACCGGAAACACATAAGTTTGCCATCCCTTCAGAATTTGTACATAGGAAACTTGTTTAAACACTTGCATGGTTAAAAGATGAAATGAACACTCCAAGAAATGCTTTGAATATTAGCGGTTGTCCAGACTGGTAGAAAAAGCCTGGACAAACCTGATTAGAAAAGATTTCAGTTAGCTTAAACAAGGCGAATATGTTTGCCTCTGGGCAAAACTTTGGCAATCACACGACCCTGCTCATCACAAAGTTCTCCTGATTCAGTAGCAAGAACATCCTCTTTAAGCTTTTGTGTATTTAATTGGGGAAGTTGAAGAACATATTCAGCCGGAAAATCTTGAACTGCAAGTTCTGAATTAATCCAAACTTGAGGTTGACCTCCATTTTGACAAAGGGAAACTTTACACAAGAGTCCTTCGAGTTTACGTCCTCGTTGTTCACCGAGTTGTTCAATTCTCTGTTCCATAAATCCCAATAGCTTTTCTGTTAGCCAAATAATCCGGGCTTCATCATTTTTAGCTAAACTAGAGATTCGTTTGGCTTCAAGTTGGCGGAACTCTCGGTTAGCTTTTAGACGATTGATATAAGCGACATATCCATCAATTTTCTTTTCTAACTTAGGTTCTAACTGTTGATAAATTTCTTCTGCCATCGCTTTGTCTTCTGGATTTTCAGATTCCAGATATTGACTGAGCAGTTCAAGCTGTTCTCCCAATTCATCTAACGTTTCAGAAATGGGTTGAATGGATGTATTTGCCATTTTTTTACTATTTTCCTTTACGGTTTATTGATGAAGCTAATGCAGGTTCTTGTGTGTCTAAAGTTAGTGGAGAAGGAGGGGATGTCGTTTCAAAAGTTAGGCTTGCTTCTACAATATCAGCACCAGAATCCTTAGCTAACATTGCCAACATAGCCTCCAGTTGATTAGCTTCGAGGTTTGGTGCTTGTCGCCGGATTTCCTGAGTTTTCACTAATTTCCAGATGGCTAAAGCCTCTGAAGGCGAAGCTTGCTGAACCGCTTGTCGAACCAAACGAATTAGCTTTGCGGTAGCCCGTTGTAGTTTAGCGTCGTTATTTGATGAGTTCATGATTGAATTTTGTAGTTCAATTGTATCTGATAATGGCGCGTCAGCGCTGTGATAATACTGTTGAGTTAAGAGCCACTATTGATTGTCGTTCAAGCAGAGCCAGAATCAGGTGGGTAGCACACCCCCATACCTTACATTCCCAATTAACCCTTGATAGCCTCTGGCTAGGTCTGATAATTGCAGCACTTCCTAATCCTTGCTGTTCAATTGCTATTTTAAATCGAAGGGCGTCTTCTTCTGTGTGAAAACCGAAGTAGGTTGTCTTTCTGTTACCTTTGGAGTCGGTTATTGTCGCAATTCGATCTGAAAGTACATTGAGATGAAAGCCTGAACCTAAGTCAATTTGTCGAGGTAAGGAGGGGTAATGAGAAGAATTCATGGCTTTTAAATTTCAATTTCTGGAATGGAATCAAGATAATTCTTGATAGATATTTTTCCTGTTAAAAATTGAGTCAATGTATCTTCAACAGGAAAGCTATTAGTCACGTCTGGGGGTGAAATTTTAGAAAGAACTTGTTCGAGTTGCTCTTGAAAAGCTTGATAAGCTTCCATACTATAGGAGCGGCTGACTTTAATGGGATCATTCTCTTCTTGAAGAAACCAATAAGTCATCCGAATTTGAGAAGGCAGATAAGACTCAGTTTTGGCTAGGATGAATAAGTCAAGTTGAGGCTTCCAATCGGTGAGGACGTTTTCTAAATCTTCAGGGCAATGAGTTGTCCAATTGATAATTTCAAGTTGCTGATACTGATAAATGAGTAAGTCAATTTTGGTAGAAAGAATGACATTGTTATATGGAAATTGAAGCAATTGTCCATAGGTTTTCCAGGTATTGGGTTCGTTACTCCAGATTTCAGGAGCTAATAATTGTAGTTGAGAGAACCACTGTTTAAACTGAGGGGTGTTGGCTAGAAAAGGAGCGATAGGAAGTTCCATCAAAGATTGTTCCATCAGGAGACGAAATTGTTCTTCTTTTGGATGAGTTTTAACTTCTGTTATTGCTTCCATATTCTCAAGATTGTTTGAAGCAGCAAGACGAGATAAATCTTCAGCCGTTATCCATATCATGTGAGTTTACTAAAATAAAAAAGGGTTTAGAGTAGAAGTCCAACTCATTGAAATCAATCCCAAGATAAGAAGGGGGTTCGTTGATCAACTAATTGGATAGAAAGTTGAGGAGGAGGACTGGTAAAGTTTAAAAAATCTAATTTAGGTTCAGGAAAGCTAAGATCAATGGTTGGGTCAATGAGAGGAAAATGAGAATTTTTTTGGAGTATTTGGAGGAGGTTAATTCCCACGGGTAAGGGATGCGCTTCAAATGAATAAGTATACCAACGCCTACCTAAGCGGGAGGTTTGCGGAATTAAAGTAATACGAGTTAATTGATTGAAAAGGTTCTGTCCTTGTTGAATTTGATAATTGAGAAAAGGACGCAAGGCATCTGATTGTCCACTATTAAGTAAAGCAAAACTCCAGTTCATTTGAGGATCTAAAAAACATAAGTTAATCCAGTCCTGTGCCATTAAGTTAGGGAAAGGTTGACCGTAAACCGCAGGTGTAGCATGAAGAATAATTGTATCTAGCGATTCCGAAAGTTCTACTAAACCTGTTGAATTTTCTCGATACACTTTTCCAGATGCTCGATTGAATCGGTAGCGACAAGTTAGCATTATTAGTTCTCTCCTAATATCACTTTGTAAGTGCCAGTTTTTAATCCTGGCACTTAACTTTTAAAACTCGTTAATTCCAATGCAAATCTCGATGGGATGAGGGATTAGGTGAGGTGTCAGAAGATTCAGATGAATTAAAGGAACTGACAGGAGATGCTAATTCACCTCCGCCATTAATAGCCCACTTTCTCAAAGCATTTAATTCTTCTGTATCCCCTCGAAATTGTGCAGGTTTAGAGTTAATTAAATTAAGCAAGCGATCGCCACTCACAATTCTAGGATGTCCTAAAGCAAATGCTTCTGTGGCAGCTTCTTTAACTACATTACGGATTTCTGCACCCGTCATTGAAATAGAGCGTTCTGCTAATTGTTGAATCCAGTTAGAATCTAATTCAATGAGATAATGAGAAAGTTGCACTTGCCAAATTTCTGCTCTTGTTGAAAGATTGGGTAAATCCACATAAAACACTTTGAAGCGACGCAGCATTTCTTTAGAAAATCCCCAAGGACGATTAGCTGTTGCAGCAACAATTACATCTGTTTTGTTCTCTTCAAGCCAAGTTAATAATGTTCCTATCATCCGAGAAGATGTTCCCCCGTCCCTCTCAGAAGACTGTTGAGAAACTTGTTTATCCATCTCATCAATCCACAGTAAGCAGGGCGCTAAAGCTTCCGCTTGTTGCAAAATACTTCTGAGATTTGCTTCACTACTACCGAGTTCTTTACTCATTAGTTTTCCCAGATCTAACACTAAACAAGGAACTCCCCATTCGGCAGCGATCGCTTTAACCGCTAAAGATTTACCTGTACCAGACACACCAATAAAAAGAACATGAGCAGGTTGATCTAGATGATGAGTAGCACGGGAAGTAGCATCAAGCAATGGGAGTTGCATTTGCGCCCAATGACTAATGGCAGGAAGACCTTGCACAGGTACATCGGGGGATGGGGCAAAAGTTACGCCTTTGCTTGCCAAATGCTGCTTTTTAATTTCCAGAATTTGGGTAATCGCTTGGGGTGTAATGCCTCGGTTGGTAATTACCACCAGTTGCAGTGCATCTTCAATGCCTTCAGTTGTCATTCCTTGAAGAGCACCAGTCAATTGTCGTTGTTGTTGCTCACTTAGATTGACTTCAAAATCAATGTTATTTTGTCTGGCATTGGCAGATAGAAAAGTAATTTTTTTAATCTTAAGCTGTTCAACTTCTAATTCTGTGGGTAAAGGATTAGATAGTTCCCACACTAAATCTTGAAAATAATGGGGAATATTTAACCCATGATGAGTCAGTATCAAACGATGGGGCGAACGCTTAAGTGCGAAAAATAGATCTTTGGAAAGTCTTAACCAGTCGGAACGGGAATTGCCTTGAGTGACCAATTCAAGGAAATCTTTAGCGAGAATTAAAGTAGGCTGATTATCTTCAGAAATAAGGTGTTCTAAATGTTTAATGAAAGTAATAACAGGATGAACTTCTTGATTAACATTGGGGGTAGCACTCTTGTCAATTTTAGTAATCAGATTTCTCTCAACTCTGGGAGTTAAGTTAAGGAATTGGTTCCCACAATCCCATTGGATTAAAACTCTGTATCGTTCTCGGAGTTCTAGGGCAATTTTTTCAATCAATGCAGGTTCAGAAGCAGCAGGTGTATCCACTGTAACCGTAGCAATTCCTGCTTTGAACAGTAAAATAAGTTGTTCTGTGTCAAACATAGATAAAAAAGTTAAAAGGGAAAAGGAAGTTAAATTTTATAACCCGATTTAACTTCCTAGTTAATTGTTGAAAAATAAAGGATTTTCTCACTTACTCTAAATGAATATCCGTTGGTTTTTGAACTGAAAGGGTCGGTTCAAAGTATTCAGGTTTGAGTTGAGTTTGAGAACATCCTAATTGATTTAGGGGGGCTGTAATGGCCGTACAAGTTTCTCCTTCGGCATGGAAAACTTCTACTTTTAAAGGTTGCCCTTTGGTTTGAGTAATTTGGATTTGGATGGGTTGAGACATAAATTATTTAAGCGTAAACATCTACTTTTTGAGTCAAAGTTATAGTGGTTGTTCCATCTCCGGTTATCAGTGTTTCTCTTGTCCAGAGATGTTCAGGATAGTGAATATCAATGAACGCTGTATTATGAGCAATTTGCAGTTCTTCTAGGAAATTTTGGACAGTTTTAAAATGTTTTCCCAGTAAATTGCGTTCAAAATCCCAAGGATCAATAACGGATTCAAAACTGTTTTGTTCAGGATGCCAACGAAAGCCAAGATCTAGTAAGCCTTCTAAGAAGTTACGACGAATGACAACCTCAGCTTGTTGTTCATCGGTTTTGTCGTAATCATTATTAAGCAGAACCGGAACATTATGGTTTTCAATCTCTGAATTAATTCCCACTTTTTCGAGAATTACTTCAAGTGCTTTTAGAAGGGATTGTCGATGAGATAGAGTGGTTTTAACAGTTGAAAAGTGGCTCATGGATTAACTTTCCATTAGGAGGTAAATTATTCCCATTTAAAGCGCATCCGCGCTCTTAATCAGGTCTTTAGAGGAATCCTGTTTTGAGATTAAAGTTTGTTGGGAAGTATAACGAGGAGAACTACTACCACTTTCTGCATGAAAGTAGGTAGCAAATCGTCGTAAGGTTTTGGTTAACACCAGTTGGGATAACATTTCTATTGCTTCAGTAGCAACTCGTTGGTTAATAAATAAACTTTGAACATTTCTTTGAGCGATTTCAGCACAAGAAATGGGGTTTTTAGAGAATTCCTCTGGCTGTGGTAAAAGCAGTTCAGGATGTTGCCAACTAGGAGAAGGAAGATGGATACAGAAAGAGGGATTTTTAAAGTCATTAAAGGCGGTTTTAGCATCAAATGTGTTAGTAGAACCGATTAAGACTTGTCCGGCGGGTATGCCTTGACCCATATTTCCACAATCTAACCACCAAATTTCAGGAAAGGGTTCTCTGAAGTAGTAAC from Planktothrix sp. FACHB-1365 harbors:
- the holA gene encoding DNA polymerase III subunit delta, producing MPVYLYWGNDDYLIERHINQLRRRIVHPGWEAFNFFSYPFSADHFKVALNDIRTAPVGTGGRLVILSNWTELKTINNALLEQFKHILNNLPTSNHLLFTCLGSLDQRLKFTKLLCQYATVQEFSLIPSWNTQKLTEQVKNAASSMDISLSHSAAALLASAVGNNTRLLYQELEKLSLVTVDQFIDIHTVETWVSITTTNTFQLAQAICVKDANRATQVFTTLLNHNEPILKIIATLSSLFRTWLAVKVMVDEGETDSRAIAAVAGVSNPNRVYHLKQEVASISLTRLQHILTQLLDLEILAKTHEDATLCTSQIINLCH
- a CDS encoding DNA polymerase — translated: MHYQYTLFLQPEEELLPQIVLLDHPQFIPLLKQWENSSQFGFDIETFSSSAEPNGALFPNQGEIRILSLAIPTFKGIKVLVIDLGFDSQQRNEIKQQLSQLGFWEVFQERLANPQVEVVGHALEFEQQWMLVKYGYKIRGIQDTKLMSQIYWAGLDPWLDKINNKPHSLASVCWRLGITIDKTQQTSDWGWGDKSGGKLSHNQLNYAAYDAEVVLHVQARLEPLLKEIGVWNSYLAECSASPAFAQMTHRGMPVNEQVLIDVINQYESAYQDLMEKLRTTFPEAVLHLYSTKELPKLINNQFQLKISQANADTLSQYWQIPELRLISVIKTTKTYLDYLYNLQEVLTEGYVRGSYTLINSAAFGRSSCQNPNLQNPPNPSNLPSELTAYNLPPIRSVFVAHPQTQLIIADLSKAHTRIACEASGDQELIERFHSESQEIFCSIAAKIAQIQGLGKDWTEENIQLWVKDKSHLNHKTAAMLRSISKTIHYGCLNLQGYKTFQKTIRTGANINLTDEQAKTSQLGWKKTYAGVANFCQKIIQQANSSLPPVLGIEEIKSRTKFGLGYVRCLTGRGVFLPKYPQKFSQQKSLSVKGPDATAAYWTMAEADIIKNALGELVTVLDQHPHWQAHIGNMAHDEIDGIVSTNQALMFATAIQNAMRNAMSQFIKSIPVDEGEEPSHLIYDSWAEK
- the dnaX gene encoding DNA polymerase III subunit gamma/tau, yielding MYQPFHQKYRPQCFADLVGQEAIATALSNGINLGRIAHAYLFTGPRGTGKTSSAPILAKSLNCLNHPNPTSSPCGQCASCQGITSGIALDVLELDAASNNGVEQIREICTGAHLTPVQARYKIYVIDEVHGLSGAATQALLKTLEEPPHNVVFVLCTTEPQKLPTTIISRCQRYNFQRISIDAMVNHLNQIAQLEGLEMDSQASHLVAQLATGGLRDALSLLEQLSLLESVITSQLVWELVGAVPQQELLSLVEAIASDSELDTINQVQTLLNFGKEPLVILQNLTQFYTLLLIAQTGKIPRELSTTEVELEQLQKLAKSLGRNGILASIQHLRTCESQIKFSTQSWLWLEVAVLGLLPSSQPTYSPVNTHSITSPPASFSGVTVPPQQVWQTVLAKVPPSLKVLLSQHCALANFSEDSATIQVNSTALKARVDHQRATIESAFAMATQRTIKVSVLA
- the dnaN gene encoding DNA polymerase III subunit beta; its protein translation is MKFSCPAKQLTTALNTVMGAIPTKPNHPILAHVLLLATPQTIEVRAFDLSLGITAQFNAPVEVEGASTLPAKHLLNLIASFPKDEELSFEVELNQTEAILTSAGKRYTFRGFKASQFPQLPTEFPLTVPAIRLTATVLARGLKTTLFAATTDEMKPVLSGIRLTVEADQVEFAATNGKVLAVVQDSIPTHENKQQSETTKKHKTKRKSLPSASSQWGITIPKTALKELQKLLGNPTDNLTDSEVLLHFNESQILFTSATFSLVCRALTGDYPDYTLLIPKQWSHEVTVSSHQLLAAVTRLATFDKHKIIRLVLNPTEQVISLYGQGQDIGSGAESLPALIQGEGLEIGFDADVLIPALKAIPTSEVRFSFNEANTPATLNTVANSLGTATVLVMPVELWTAEPPSLSSTSQALTVSSDEFQSIDTEPEEALESETDSEDSQLELAALPM